The Maniola jurtina chromosome 21, ilManJurt1.1, whole genome shotgun sequence genome contains the following window.
CAGGCAATGAgtagagctatgcttggagttccTTCCTTGATAAAGAATCTTTTAGAAAtgaagagaaccagagtaaccaacatagctcaacgggttacgTCGCTGAAGTGGCATGGGCAGTAagtgattgcttaaaacgcacataactccaaaaaagtCAAAGACATGTCCCAGAATTGAACCTCAGACCCCCTCCAATAGGCGGCCGACTTTTAAATCACTAGGCTATGTATCACCGTAGTTGTCGCCTAAACCTTAGAATTTAGAGggactaaattttttttatggccTAGCTGTGACAACGTATATCAGTCGATTGCAATTGTTAAGCAACGCTGAcctaagtcggtaactggatagGTGACCCAGTTAGGAGGTCCAAATTCAGCCTTTTTGTCCCCTCCGTGCCTCGAAGACCACGTTAAGCCGTAGGTCTTGGTTATTTTATCACTAACATcagataataactgtaaaacctaAGAATCGAAATCTTGTTTTCTTAGTGAGTTGTATGCGAAAGGATCTGGggacccaccgcattattatcccaagagaactcctgccattatgtgTTTAATGGAAAGTAGTCACgactcagcaatgaggaatacaacTTAGAATTTAGAAAATACGCATACCTGCACTTAATGCCAGCAGCTATAAACATTCTCTTTGAGGCCAAGTACTTGGGCTTAGCGGAGAACTTGTCATATAAATACACCACTTCCGTGATGCCAGACTGTATGATGAACTTGGCACATTCGTTACATGGGAACAGGGTCACGTATATTGTGCAGTCTTTGACGTCGGCGAGGTTCTTGTTTATTATGGCATTCATTTCTGCATGGCATACTGTAAAGAGTTCAAGATTTTGAAGTTGCTTTGCATTTTACCTTACTTTCAATCATGATTCAAAAAGTATTTTGAGACTGACTAGCACTACACTTTATCTACGGAAAGATTAGTATCTACTCTGTGTTAtgtaatccgtacaaataacaTAGCCAATAgcacagacggaaacgtttaagtgcggaaaccagcccagagagaagaaagaaagacaTCCAAAAATTTATTGGGTGTTGACCATTTCAAGTTACCAACCAATCataaacgaaactatgttttcaaattgaatttcgaatgtttttttaaaagcattttcaaattgaattcCAAATGTTTtctgaaaacatgtttgtgattggttggtgactcaaaacaGTTAACGCTTACTGAGTTTTTTGCCTCGTCATTTGCTATGCAATACAAATTGCAATACATAttgatattatatgtacaagtatgtacatataatattactataatcCATGAGTAAAGATATTTACCATAAAGCGATTTTTCATCCAAAGGCGACGATCCTTCTTTACCCCATGGAAACTCATCATCACTACAACCAGCTGGCATACCGTTGTATCtgaaatattttaactttatctatGAATATGTATTTTAACTTTTCCATGAATATACATGGAcctcgtctgtgttggtgttagctggcaggcatgctctgcctttttgtGTAACTGTACTATCATTGTGCAAGACGTCTGCATACATAATAGGTAAATTCAcagaataatgttttttttaaactgcataAACCACTTACCCAACACcaattattttcttttccttATTAACTATACAGGCGCCAACTTGACAGTTAGGGTCTTTGCTTCGCTTCGCAGCTAACACAGCCACTGCCATGAAATAGTCTCGCCATTCTAAATAGTCCTCACGCTTTTTCTGAATTTTACTTGGGGAGTCCTCtctgaaaattcaaaattttcatatgAAAGGAGATAAAATGACTGAATGGCGTCTTGGAATACAGCTCAACTTAAAACTGTGTCAACTTCTTGTTTAATGGttgcaataattattatcaagttGTCTTTGCAAAACAGAATTTGGTGCAAGAAACTAAAATTACTATATTTATCTTACCTATTTGAAGTAACTTCTGATGTATCTTCTGGCTGGTGACTCATTATTTAAAGGATTTTTTGACAATACTTGtctgaatttatttttttggaaaaatataaCGTGTAATTAAATTGTAGTTGAATGTTGTTTTAGCTTGGACCCTCTGTGTACAAGCTACTTATggacttaatttatttacttaatgcTAATGAACAATAACATTAGAGATCAATAATGTATAATCAAATAAACCACAAAACCAATATATAGTCATTCCAgactattttaattatttagaaattagctAACACATTTTGGTCATTTTGATTTTTGCACTTTTTGCAGCTTCCAAGGGTTGACtgttgacagttgacagttgaCAAAATATGACAATTGCAGTGTTACCAAGGTCCTTCAGTCGAAAGTCCATTTGGTTTTTGAAAAAGTTacctttttacccaactgcacCCAaaagaaggtagcgtttttagGATGTGtgcatattatttatatgtaggtacttatgaaTCAAAAATCGTTTTCCGTCGCCTGCAGCCTTTACGCAAATATTgatttcaatataatataagGAGTCCTTAGATTCGCCTCGCTATGCATAAGACAATAACACTGGATGAGTAACGTCACGATAAGAAAAAGAACATGACCGACGACGATAGCTAGCGAATACTAGTATTTTCAGGGCAACCTGtaact
Protein-coding sequences here:
- the LOC123876398 gene encoding deoxycytidylate deaminase, giving the protein MSHQPEDTSEVTSNREDSPSKIQKKREDYLEWRDYFMAVAVLAAKRSKDPNCQVGACIVNKEKKIIGVGYNGMPAGCSDDEFPWGKEGSSPLDEKSLYVCHAEMNAIINKNLADVKDCTIYVTLFPCNECAKFIIQSGITEVVYLYDKFSAKPKYLASKRMFIAAGIKCRQFIPKRDKIEIRFTSNNNNINDICNLSI